A section of the Triticum dicoccoides isolate Atlit2015 ecotype Zavitan chromosome 7A, WEW_v2.0, whole genome shotgun sequence genome encodes:
- the LOC119334727 gene encoding uncharacterized protein LOC119334727 codes for MASGGGGGRRRGSRRAKGKKKKKTKYLSLSRHLAKTVEVHRPAESLSVEDSLPPPSALPSPSAEEAVETPEEACGHEQQQLEPFALHPEAPSTLFAAAPSLTDILGVSSPSFSGGGEGGSPSCTPSPDASAGTAGGEEEDLARRALRGRERWVYCRSSSSSPSAATATTTTSSSCSSAASTGAASARSPLLKLDYDEILAAWAGRGSLYIGGTAGHVTPKLELDSEVFVDVAPPPQAATWSSREVSGRAERVRRYKEKRHARLFSKRIRYEVRRLNAVRRPRLKGRFIKENEGVAMAD; via the exons AtggctagcggcggcggcggcggccggcggcgggggtCGCGCCGggccaaggggaagaagaagaagaagaccaagtaccTCAGCCTCAGCCGCCACCTCGCCAAGACGGTGGAGGTCCACAGGCCTGCCGAATCTCTGTCGGTGGAGGATTCTCTCCCGCCACCCTCGGCGTTGCCGTCGCCGTCGGCGGAGGAGGCAGTGGAGACGCCCGAGGAAGCATGCGGGCACGAGCAGCAGCAGCTCGAGCCGTTCGCGCTGCATCCTGAGGCGCCGTCGACTCTCTTCGCGGCGGCGCCGTCGCTGACAGACATCCTCGGCGTGTCCTCCCCCTCCTTTTCCGGCGGGGGCGAAGGGGGTTCGCCCTCGTGCACCCCCTCCCCGGACGCCTCCGCGGGGACTGCtggcggggaggaggaggaccTTGCGCGGCGCGCGCTCCGGGGGAGGGAGCGGTGGGTGTACTGCAGGAGCAGCTCCTCTTCGCCGAGCGCGGCCACTGCGACGACCACCACCTCATCCTCGTGCTCGTCGGCCGCGAGCACGGGCGCCGCCTCCGCGCGGTCGCCGCTGCTCAAGCTGGACTACGATGAGATCCTGGCCGCCTGGGCGGGCCGCGGGTCCCTCTACATCGGCGGCACCGCGGGCCACGTCACGCCCAAGCTGGAGCTCGATTCT GAGGTGTTCGTGGATGTGGCGCCGCCGCCGCAggcggcgacgtggagctcgcGGGAGGTGTCCGGAAGGGCGGAGCGGGTGAGGCGGTATAAGGAGAAGCGACATGCCCGGCTGTTCTCCAAGCGGATCCGGTACGAGGTTCGCCGGCTCAATGCCGTCAGGCGGCCGCGCTTGAAG GGTCGTTTCATCAAGGAAAACGAAGGTGTTGCGATGGCCGATTGA